A single region of the Mycobacterium lentiflavum genome encodes:
- a CDS encoding cobalamin-dependent protein (Presence of a B(12) (cobalamin)-binding domain implies dependence on cobalamin itself, in one of its several forms, or in some unusual lineages, dependence on a cobalamin-like analog.), whose protein sequence is MAVRILVAKPGLDGHDRGAKIVARTLRDAGFEVIYTGIRQRIEDIASIAVQEDVAVVGLSILSGAHLALTARTVDALRAADAADIAVVVGGTIPHVDVPKLISAGAAAVFPTGTPLENLVREIRALTGTAEIEPKQPATEEPCASE, encoded by the coding sequence ATGGCGGTAAGAATCCTGGTCGCCAAACCCGGCCTCGACGGACACGACCGCGGCGCCAAGATCGTCGCCCGTACCCTGCGCGATGCCGGATTCGAGGTCATTTACACCGGCATCCGGCAGCGCATCGAAGACATCGCGTCGATCGCTGTCCAAGAAGACGTCGCCGTCGTCGGCCTGAGCATCCTGTCCGGTGCGCATCTGGCCCTCACCGCCCGGACTGTCGACGCGTTGCGCGCCGCCGACGCCGCCGACATCGCTGTCGTCGTCGGGGGCACCATCCCGCACGTCGACGTCCCCAAACTGATCTCGGCCGGCGCCGCCGCCGTATTCCCCACCGGCACACCGCTCGAGAACCTGGTGCGGGAAATCCGTGCGCTGACCGGCACTGCGGAGATCGAACCGAAGCAACCAGCTACGGAGGAACCATGCGCGTCGGAGTGA
- a CDS encoding PPOX class F420-dependent oxidoreductase: MAPKTATADVVSARQLLEFIRPRHKMLLTTFRSDGSLHSSPVTGGVDEQGRIVIATYPQRAKSVNIRRTASASVLVLSDDFNGPYVQVDGDAEVIELPDALELLVDYFRVIAGEHPDWDDYRRAMADQGKCLIRVTPRRWGPVATGGFPPK; the protein is encoded by the coding sequence ATGGCTCCCAAGACGGCGACCGCGGACGTGGTCAGCGCTCGGCAACTTCTCGAGTTCATCCGGCCCAGACACAAGATGCTGCTGACCACCTTCCGTTCGGACGGGTCGCTGCACAGCTCCCCGGTGACCGGTGGCGTGGACGAGCAGGGCCGCATCGTGATCGCGACCTATCCGCAGCGCGCCAAAAGCGTGAACATCCGCCGCACCGCGTCGGCGAGCGTGCTCGTGCTCTCTGACGATTTCAACGGCCCCTACGTGCAGGTCGATGGGGACGCCGAAGTAATCGAATTACCCGACGCGCTGGAACTGCTCGTCGACTACTTCCGGGTGATCGCCGGAGAACACCCGGACTGGGACGACTACCGCCGCGCCATGGCCGATCAAGGCAAGTGTTTGATCCGAGTCACGCCGCGCCGCTGGGGGCCCGTGGCCACCGGCGGTTTCCCGCCGAAGTAG
- a CDS encoding amidase — MTVSRPSPADLDAAAKHFGFCLDADEQRGYLAAVTETLKSYDVVDQLYDRLDRPQVPEREYQFPDPAENRLGAWYVTTRITSGANGPLSGRQVAIKDNIAVAGIPMMNGSRAVEGFVPGLDATVVERLLCAGATVAGKSVCEDLCCSGSSFTSASGPVRNPWDTDREAGGSSSGSAALVAAGEADLAIGGDQGGSIRIPAALCGIVGHKPTHGLVPYTGAFPIERTIDHLGPMTRTVADAALMLTVLAGVDGQDPRQWPPIPTLDYHEALTGDVAGLRVGILAEGFGWPNSLPDSDDLVRSAAQRFTEIGCTVNEVNVPWHRSALHLLTVILTDGGTYQMLDGNGYGLGVPGFYDPELMARFATQRAAKSDEFSSTVKVTALCGHYGLRTLGGATYAKARELVPQVRAAYDAALAQYDVLVMPTVPGVAKVLPEGSPRDVALIDRALGKASNTGPMDITGHPAISVPAGLVDGLPVGMMLVGKHFDDATVLKLADAFESLRGGFPAAPRFES, encoded by the coding sequence ATGACGGTTTCCAGGCCATCGCCGGCCGACCTCGACGCTGCTGCTAAGCATTTCGGCTTTTGCCTGGACGCCGACGAGCAGCGGGGTTACCTGGCGGCCGTGACGGAAACGCTGAAGTCCTACGACGTGGTCGATCAGCTCTACGATCGGCTCGACCGCCCGCAGGTGCCGGAACGCGAATACCAGTTCCCGGATCCGGCCGAAAACCGACTGGGCGCCTGGTATGTCACCACCCGGATCACGTCCGGCGCCAACGGGCCCTTGTCGGGTCGGCAGGTGGCGATCAAGGACAACATCGCGGTCGCCGGCATCCCGATGATGAACGGATCACGAGCGGTGGAGGGTTTCGTCCCCGGACTCGACGCGACGGTCGTCGAGCGTCTGCTCTGCGCCGGGGCCACCGTCGCGGGCAAGAGCGTCTGCGAGGATCTGTGTTGCTCAGGTTCCAGCTTCACATCCGCCTCCGGCCCAGTGCGCAATCCCTGGGACACAGATCGCGAGGCGGGCGGATCATCCAGTGGCAGTGCGGCATTGGTGGCCGCCGGTGAGGCCGATCTGGCCATCGGCGGCGATCAGGGCGGATCCATTCGGATCCCCGCCGCTCTGTGCGGCATCGTCGGACACAAGCCGACGCACGGGCTGGTCCCCTACACCGGTGCTTTCCCGATCGAGCGGACGATCGACCACCTCGGTCCGATGACGCGGACCGTCGCCGACGCGGCGCTGATGCTCACCGTGCTGGCCGGAGTCGATGGCCAGGACCCGCGCCAGTGGCCGCCGATACCCACACTCGACTATCACGAAGCGCTCACCGGTGATGTGGCCGGTCTACGGGTGGGCATTCTCGCCGAGGGGTTCGGATGGCCCAACTCGCTGCCGGACTCAGACGACCTGGTCCGGTCTGCGGCACAGCGGTTCACCGAAATCGGTTGCACCGTAAACGAGGTCAACGTGCCCTGGCACCGCAGTGCCTTGCACCTGCTCACCGTGATCCTCACCGACGGCGGCACCTATCAGATGCTGGACGGCAACGGATACGGGCTCGGCGTGCCGGGATTCTATGACCCAGAACTTATGGCGCGCTTCGCAACACAGCGTGCCGCGAAGTCTGACGAATTCTCCAGCACCGTGAAGGTGACGGCACTGTGTGGCCACTACGGGTTGCGCACTCTGGGCGGCGCCACGTATGCGAAGGCGCGCGAGCTGGTGCCGCAGGTGCGCGCGGCCTACGACGCCGCGCTGGCCCAATACGATGTGTTGGTCATGCCGACCGTGCCCGGCGTCGCAAAGGTGCTGCCCGAGGGTAGCCCGCGAGACGTCGCGCTGATTGACCGTGCCCTCGGTAAGGCATCCAACACCGGGCCGATGGATATCACCGGCCATCCCGCGATATCGGTGCCGGCCGGCCTGGTCGACGGGCTGCCGGTGGGAATGATGCTCGTGGGCAAGCACTTCGACGACGCCACCGTGCTCAAGCTCGCCGATGCCTTCGAATCGCTGCGCGGCGGCTTCCCCGCAGCACCGAGGTTCGAATCATAA
- a CDS encoding LLM class F420-dependent oxidoreductase, whose amino-acid sequence MRVGVMIGAERGDMARKVDKLASDIEWAESAGLDTAWMPQVPNDFDCLTMVSLMAAHSARIELGTAVVPLQAQHPIALARQALSTHAVAGGRLALGVGPSHHWIIRDMLGLPYEKPAAYTRDYLQVLNAAIAGPGSVDVENDSFTVHNPMAIGADTPMPVLVAALGPVMLQIAGELADGTVLWMADERAIGDHIAPKITKAAADAGRPAPRIIAGIPVCLCAPSQIDEAKERANRILGEAEVSPNYQRLLDRGDARDVGDLCAAGDEEAILARMRRFADAGVTDLSVRLLPIGDNRDDLVASKRRTREVIASLAAELR is encoded by the coding sequence ATGCGCGTCGGAGTGATGATCGGCGCCGAGCGTGGCGATATGGCCCGCAAGGTGGACAAGCTGGCCTCCGATATCGAATGGGCCGAATCCGCGGGTCTGGATACCGCGTGGATGCCGCAGGTGCCCAACGATTTCGACTGCCTGACCATGGTGTCGTTGATGGCCGCGCATAGCGCGCGCATCGAGTTGGGCACCGCGGTGGTGCCGCTGCAGGCCCAGCATCCGATTGCGCTTGCCCGCCAAGCACTTTCGACGCACGCGGTGGCCGGTGGACGGCTGGCGTTGGGTGTGGGACCGTCGCATCACTGGATCATCCGCGACATGCTCGGCTTGCCGTACGAGAAGCCGGCCGCGTACACCCGCGACTACCTGCAGGTGCTCAACGCCGCGATCGCGGGGCCGGGATCGGTTGATGTCGAGAATGATTCGTTCACCGTGCACAACCCGATGGCGATCGGGGCCGATACCCCGATGCCGGTGCTGGTCGCCGCGCTGGGGCCGGTGATGCTGCAGATCGCCGGTGAACTCGCCGACGGCACCGTGCTGTGGATGGCCGATGAGCGCGCAATCGGTGATCACATCGCACCGAAGATCACCAAGGCGGCCGCGGACGCTGGTCGTCCCGCGCCGCGGATCATCGCGGGTATTCCGGTATGTCTCTGTGCGCCTTCCCAAATCGACGAGGCCAAGGAGCGGGCCAACCGCATCTTGGGCGAGGCCGAGGTGTCGCCCAACTACCAGCGCCTGCTCGACCGCGGCGACGCGCGCGACGTCGGTGATTTGTGTGCGGCCGGCGACGAGGAAGCGATCCTGGCCCGGATGCGGCGGTTCGCCGATGCCGGTGTGACCGACTTGTCGGTGCGGCTGTTGCCCATTGGCGACAACCGCGACGATCTGGTCGCTTCCAAGCGCCGCACCCGCGAAGTGATCGCCTCGCTCGCAGCGGAATTGCGTTGA
- a CDS encoding M15 family metallopeptidase: MRCVRVVLLLAIVVGLVAVFETATALAGPDVPPVSDAARAAGFVDVRTVVPDAIIDLRYATTNNFTGTQLYPSDARCLVHQSMSAGLATAATALRPQGHLLVFWDCYRPHEVQVRMFNVVPNPAWVARPGPFAHSHESGRSVDVTFTSVQPQCSPERHAGGLCLADMGTDFDDFSPRATAFATQGVSADAQANRARLRDAMKYGGLSPYSGEWWHFDGPGAGVDRPILDVPVD, translated from the coding sequence ATGCGATGTGTGCGCGTGGTGCTCTTGCTTGCGATAGTCGTCGGCCTGGTAGCGGTGTTCGAAACGGCGACCGCGCTGGCCGGCCCCGACGTGCCGCCCGTCAGCGACGCGGCGCGCGCGGCCGGTTTCGTCGACGTGCGGACCGTCGTTCCCGACGCGATCATCGACCTGCGCTACGCGACGACCAACAATTTCACCGGCACGCAGTTGTATCCCTCCGACGCCCGATGTCTGGTGCATCAATCCATGTCTGCCGGCCTCGCGACCGCCGCGACGGCACTACGCCCCCAAGGCCATCTGCTGGTGTTCTGGGATTGTTACCGGCCGCACGAGGTTCAGGTCCGGATGTTCAACGTGGTCCCCAACCCGGCCTGGGTGGCACGGCCGGGCCCCTTTGCACACAGCCACGAGTCGGGACGTTCGGTGGATGTCACGTTCACCAGCGTGCAACCCCAGTGCTCGCCGGAACGTCACGCCGGCGGGCTGTGTCTGGCCGACATGGGCACCGACTTCGACGATTTCAGTCCGCGCGCAACGGCATTCGCGACTCAGGGCGTCAGTGCCGACGCCCAGGCGAATCGGGCACGGTTGCGCGACGCGATGAAGTACGGCGGATTGTCCCCGTACTCGGGTGAGTGGTGGCACTTCGACGGCCCCGGGGCGGGTGTCGACCGCCCGATCCTCGACGTCCCCGTCGATTAG
- a CDS encoding LysM peptidoglycan-binding domain-containing protein, producing the protein MPRVHTVLAGETLSGIARDFYGDASMFPLIAQANQLADPNQIFVGQVLQIPEPPAPPTPDPAGPTTYTVVAGDTLWDIAVRFYGDGTMFPLIAQANAIENPNAINPGEILTIPPRPGPGATPLPGPTTSPGAPPQTILPYASEPFGVYQPLIGWRSQLHQERVAEGMAVRLTRAANLIRDVTETTQAQPVPQLGAPQVVDRTDSQVGRQLAAMVRSNGLGDGWASILAEGNDSALTKITRDVLGGLNAPPPAAPDAQPAGPVVRLAAEGAFAPASAALISREAATASLLQYLGKTSPDAVKQLFTPAFAQWQRVVAAVQFLAEQHPSKLSFLSPIGLLHRFREYFFELGTFLGPPVGHVWISPGGMVELYEANTRRTLVERTVEQSTEETTKSETEAKDQDELSDAVKTDNDNDMKLGVSTSASGGVGPIFQASGSSTFNLDVSRKQAQEDTHKHMREQSSKLSSEVRQNYKTTFRTVTETTDTSSRRYVLQNNTDRLVSYELSRKMRKVAVQVQDLGQQLCWQLYVDRPGDPLGLGEFVHEAAAALDPGLKQPEVKPRPANQEKTYQLSIPFILYQGGDDDAEDTYSLSGDNADHGIFSPDVGKDDIIQFSFDFKLPPPPAGTVLDSIGSIDFKGAQVKYQLDDPGLMPNPNVGANTFSMRLTHANFGGQKQIPFEATIVYAPTPEAIKAVDDENAAAKKDYDDQVAAAKEALFYATLRKRLKLSGQVKTRNPDDLREEERTIIYRKVISRLYGNENGWTDDDYHVASELIRYFFDVDAMLYFVAPDWWRPRPQPLVPMTATGELQATTIVDTPPATGGPGTKNGRPYYLVTEETTPAPLGTSLGWLIQLDGDANRNAFLNSPWVKAVLPIRPGREREAITWLQRPEVAATDGLSEPYPFDPQQDPPEYQGKTIEDVLLIVADKIAAENELSLQPIPIGGNGVNQQVALPTEVVFAKGFDPLAGGIDFGAKPFKVFSQWTEILPTDQVVATEYTLKGL; encoded by the coding sequence ATGCCACGCGTACACACTGTTCTTGCCGGCGAGACACTTTCGGGGATTGCGCGCGATTTCTACGGCGACGCGTCGATGTTCCCGTTGATCGCGCAGGCCAACCAGCTTGCTGATCCGAACCAGATCTTCGTCGGCCAGGTGCTGCAGATTCCCGAGCCACCCGCGCCGCCGACACCTGATCCAGCCGGCCCAACGACCTACACCGTGGTCGCCGGTGACACCCTGTGGGACATTGCGGTGCGGTTCTACGGTGACGGCACCATGTTCCCGCTGATCGCCCAGGCCAACGCGATCGAGAATCCCAATGCGATCAACCCCGGTGAGATCCTGACGATTCCGCCGCGGCCCGGCCCCGGAGCGACGCCGCTGCCAGGTCCAACCACGAGTCCTGGTGCGCCGCCGCAGACAATCCTGCCCTACGCGAGCGAGCCCTTCGGCGTGTATCAGCCGTTGATCGGGTGGCGCAGTCAGCTGCACCAGGAACGGGTCGCCGAGGGCATGGCCGTGCGACTCACCCGCGCGGCCAACCTCATTCGCGATGTGACCGAAACGACGCAGGCTCAGCCCGTTCCGCAGCTGGGGGCACCGCAGGTGGTGGACCGCACCGACTCGCAGGTCGGACGTCAGCTCGCGGCGATGGTACGAAGCAACGGGCTGGGCGACGGGTGGGCGTCAATTCTGGCCGAGGGCAACGATTCCGCCCTGACCAAGATCACCCGCGATGTGCTGGGTGGTCTGAACGCACCGCCGCCGGCGGCACCGGACGCGCAGCCAGCTGGGCCGGTGGTGCGCCTTGCGGCCGAAGGCGCTTTTGCGCCAGCCTCAGCGGCGTTGATCAGCCGAGAGGCGGCGACTGCGAGTCTGCTTCAGTACCTGGGCAAGACGTCGCCCGACGCGGTCAAGCAGCTGTTCACGCCGGCCTTCGCGCAGTGGCAGCGGGTAGTGGCCGCGGTGCAATTTCTGGCCGAGCAGCATCCGTCGAAGTTGAGTTTCCTGTCGCCGATCGGGCTGCTGCACCGGTTCCGCGAGTACTTTTTCGAGCTCGGCACGTTTCTCGGCCCGCCCGTCGGACATGTCTGGATCAGCCCCGGCGGGATGGTGGAGCTCTACGAGGCGAACACCCGGCGCACCCTGGTCGAGCGGACCGTCGAGCAGTCCACCGAGGAGACCACAAAGAGCGAGACCGAGGCCAAGGACCAAGATGAGTTGTCCGACGCGGTCAAGACCGATAACGACAACGATATGAAGCTTGGTGTGTCGACCTCGGCCAGCGGCGGGGTGGGCCCGATCTTTCAGGCCAGCGGCAGCTCGACGTTCAACCTCGACGTCTCGCGCAAACAAGCCCAGGAGGACACACACAAGCACATGCGCGAGCAGAGCTCAAAGCTTTCCAGCGAGGTGCGCCAGAACTACAAGACCACTTTCCGCACGGTGACCGAGACGACCGACACCTCCAGCCGGCGCTACGTTCTGCAGAACAACACCGATCGGCTCGTCAGCTATGAGCTGAGCCGCAAGATGCGCAAAGTCGCTGTGCAGGTGCAGGATCTGGGCCAGCAACTGTGCTGGCAGCTCTACGTCGACCGGCCGGGTGACCCGCTGGGGCTCGGCGAGTTCGTGCACGAGGCCGCCGCGGCGCTCGACCCTGGCCTCAAGCAACCCGAAGTGAAGCCGCGGCCTGCCAATCAGGAAAAGACCTATCAGTTGTCGATCCCGTTCATCCTGTATCAGGGTGGCGACGACGACGCCGAAGACACCTACTCGTTGTCCGGCGACAACGCCGATCACGGCATCTTCAGTCCCGACGTCGGCAAGGACGACATCATCCAGTTCAGTTTCGACTTCAAGTTGCCGCCGCCACCGGCGGGCACCGTGCTCGACAGCATCGGCAGCATCGACTTCAAGGGCGCGCAGGTGAAGTATCAGCTCGACGACCCGGGGTTGATGCCCAACCCCAACGTGGGTGCGAACACATTCTCGATGAGGTTGACCCACGCCAACTTCGGCGGCCAAAAGCAGATCCCGTTCGAAGCCACCATCGTCTATGCGCCGACGCCGGAGGCGATCAAGGCGGTGGACGACGAAAACGCCGCGGCGAAAAAGGATTACGACGATCAGGTTGCCGCCGCCAAGGAGGCGCTCTTCTACGCGACACTGCGCAAGCGGCTCAAGCTCAGCGGGCAGGTCAAAACGCGCAATCCCGACGACCTGCGCGAAGAGGAGCGCACGATCATCTACCGCAAGGTGATCTCGCGGCTCTACGGCAACGAGAACGGCTGGACCGACGACGATTACCATGTCGCCTCCGAACTGATCCGGTACTTCTTCGACGTCGACGCCATGCTGTACTTCGTGGCGCCGGACTGGTGGCGTCCGCGGCCGCAGCCGCTGGTACCGATGACGGCCACCGGTGAATTGCAGGCAACGACAATCGTTGATACCCCGCCGGCTACGGGTGGTCCCGGGACTAAGAACGGCAGGCCCTACTACCTGGTCACCGAGGAGACCACACCGGCGCCGCTGGGCACGTCGCTGGGATGGCTGATCCAGCTCGACGGCGACGCGAACCGCAATGCATTCTTGAACTCGCCGTGGGTCAAAGCGGTGCTACCGATCCGGCCGGGGCGCGAACGCGAGGCCATCACCTGGCTGCAGCGCCCGGAGGTCGCAGCCACCGATGGTCTGTCGGAGCCCTATCCGTTTGATCCACAGCAGGATCCGCCGGAATACCAGGGCAAGACGATCGAGGACGTGTTGTTGATCGTCGCCGACAAGATCGCTGCCGAAAACGAGCTGTCGCTGCAGCCGATTCCCATCGGCGGCAATGGTGTCAACCAGCAGGTCGCGCTGCCCACCGAGGTGGTGTTCGCCAAGGGATTCGATCCGCTGGCCGGTGGCATCGACTTCGGTGCCAAGCCGTTCAAGGTGTTCAGCCAGTGGACCGAGATTCTGCCCACCGACCAGGTGGTCGCCACCGAGTACACCCTCAAGGGTCTGTGA
- a CDS encoding methylmalonyl-CoA mutase family protein, with the protein MDNMAHTPSGIPLQPVYGPADRGAEPPAPGEFPFTRGNFASGYRGKLWTFRQYSGFGTAEESNRRYRYLLEQGGTGLSVALDLPTQCGYDSDDPEFGEEVGRVGVAVDTLADFEILFDGIPLDKLSTSMTINGTAAILLAFYVAAAEKKGIPRAKLTGTIQNDILKEYASRGTWIWPPEPSLRLIADTIEFCAVEVPRFNAISVAGAHFRDAGANAVQEMAFTLADGVTYCDTVVQRGRMTIDQFAPQISFFFYTHGDFFEEIAKYRAGRRRWATIVQERYGATTAKAAMFRFGCVCGGASLYAPQAHNNIVRVAYEAMAAVLGGVQSMFTAAWDEPFALPTEETTTLALRTQQILAHETGVASVADPLGGSYFVEALTDATEERIIEIMSDLERHGGMVQAIEDGYLQGLIADEAFNLHRDVEAGTRPVVGVNRFVTEEPEHDVVTYELDAEGRDLQLKRLSQVKAERDSAAVNSSLAALSRAAEGDDNLMHKLIDCANAYCTVGEMVSALKAVWGEFQQPVVF; encoded by the coding sequence ATGGATAATATGGCCCACACTCCGTCTGGAATCCCGCTGCAGCCCGTATACGGGCCGGCGGATAGGGGCGCGGAGCCTCCGGCGCCCGGAGAGTTCCCCTTCACCCGTGGCAACTTCGCGTCCGGTTATCGCGGCAAGTTGTGGACTTTCCGCCAGTACTCCGGCTTCGGCACCGCCGAGGAATCCAACCGCCGCTACCGCTACCTGCTGGAACAGGGCGGGACCGGGCTGTCGGTGGCGCTCGACCTGCCCACTCAATGCGGATACGACTCCGACGACCCCGAGTTCGGCGAGGAGGTCGGCCGCGTCGGCGTCGCGGTCGACACCCTGGCCGACTTCGAGATCTTGTTCGACGGCATCCCGTTGGACAAGCTCAGCACGAGCATGACGATCAACGGAACGGCGGCGATCCTGCTGGCGTTCTATGTCGCCGCCGCCGAGAAAAAAGGGATTCCGCGGGCGAAGCTCACCGGGACCATCCAAAACGACATCCTCAAGGAATACGCGTCGCGCGGAACCTGGATCTGGCCGCCGGAACCGTCACTGCGGCTGATCGCCGACACCATCGAGTTCTGTGCGGTCGAGGTTCCGCGGTTCAACGCGATTTCGGTGGCCGGTGCCCACTTCCGCGACGCCGGTGCCAACGCGGTGCAGGAGATGGCCTTCACCCTGGCCGACGGGGTGACCTATTGCGACACCGTGGTGCAGCGCGGTCGGATGACGATCGACCAGTTCGCCCCGCAGATCTCGTTCTTCTTCTACACCCACGGAGATTTCTTCGAAGAGATCGCCAAATACCGTGCGGGACGGCGCCGTTGGGCGACCATCGTGCAGGAGCGCTACGGGGCGACAACGGCCAAGGCGGCGATGTTCCGCTTCGGTTGCGTCTGCGGCGGCGCATCCCTGTACGCGCCGCAGGCCCACAACAACATCGTCCGGGTGGCCTACGAGGCGATGGCGGCGGTGCTGGGCGGTGTCCAGTCGATGTTCACCGCGGCCTGGGACGAACCGTTCGCGCTGCCCACCGAGGAAACCACCACGCTGGCGCTGCGCACCCAGCAGATCCTGGCGCACGAAACCGGCGTGGCCAGCGTCGCCGACCCGCTGGGCGGCTCGTATTTCGTGGAGGCCCTGACCGACGCCACCGAGGAACGCATCATCGAGATCATGTCCGACCTCGAGCGGCACGGCGGCATGGTCCAAGCCATCGAGGACGGGTACTTGCAGGGCCTGATCGCTGACGAAGCCTTCAACCTGCATCGGGACGTCGAAGCCGGTACGCGACCCGTTGTCGGGGTCAACCGGTTCGTGACCGAGGAGCCCGAACACGATGTCGTCACCTACGAGCTCGACGCCGAAGGGCGTGACTTGCAGCTCAAGCGACTGTCCCAGGTCAAGGCCGAAAGAGATTCGGCCGCAGTAAATTCCAGCCTTGCAGCCTTGTCGCGTGCTGCCGAGGGGGACGACAACCTGATGCACAAGTTGATCGACTGTGCCAATGCCTACTGCACGGTCGGGGAGATGGTTTCCGCGCTCAAGGCGGTCTGGGGCGAGTTCCAGCAACCGGTGGTGTTCTAG
- a CDS encoding class I SAM-dependent methyltransferase: MNDRASYTHGHHESVLRSHQRRTAADSAGYLLGYLKPGLRLLDVGCGPGTITADLADIVAPGSVTAVDQFADVLDVARSEARQRNLSNVTFAAADVERLDIADGTFDVVHAHQVLQHVADPVRALREMRRVCAPGGIVAARDADYAGFIWYPRLAALDFWRDVYQQAARANGGEPDAGRRLLSWALEAGFDDVTPTGSLWCYATTETREWWGGMWADRILHSGIASDILRLGLATAGQLEEISAAWREWAAAKDGWLAMPHGEIICRA; encoded by the coding sequence GTGAACGACCGGGCTAGCTACACGCACGGGCATCACGAGTCGGTGCTACGCAGCCATCAGCGGCGCACCGCGGCGGACTCCGCGGGGTATCTGCTGGGGTACCTGAAGCCGGGGCTGAGGCTGCTCGACGTGGGCTGCGGCCCCGGCACGATCACCGCGGACCTCGCCGACATCGTGGCGCCCGGATCAGTCACAGCCGTCGATCAATTCGCTGATGTCCTTGACGTGGCGCGCAGCGAGGCCCGGCAGCGCAACCTGTCCAATGTCACGTTCGCGGCCGCCGACGTGGAGCGGCTCGACATCGCCGACGGCACGTTCGATGTCGTGCACGCGCACCAGGTGCTACAGCACGTCGCCGATCCGGTCCGGGCGCTACGCGAGATGCGACGGGTGTGCGCGCCGGGCGGCATAGTGGCGGCTCGAGATGCCGACTACGCGGGGTTCATCTGGTATCCCCGCCTTGCGGCACTGGACTTTTGGCGCGATGTCTACCAGCAGGCCGCGCGTGCCAACGGCGGTGAGCCGGACGCCGGCCGGCGGCTGCTGTCGTGGGCACTGGAAGCAGGCTTCGACGACGTCACGCCCACGGGCAGCCTCTGGTGTTATGCCACGACCGAGACCCGCGAGTGGTGGGGTGGAATGTGGGCCGACCGAATCCTGCACTCCGGCATCGCCAGCGACATTCTGCGGCTCGGTCTGGCCACTGCCGGGCAGCTCGAGGAGATCTCGGCTGCGTGGCGGGAGTGGGCCGCGGCGAAAGACGGTTGGCTGGCGATGCCGCATGGCGAGATTATCTGCCGCGCATGA
- a CDS encoding C1 family peptidase: protein MALPSCSGHEQAANQIQDQSEEPADLASYGYDPEAGEPGKTEKPTHRGEVPPASHVPDEWLPPVGRQTMPNCFVWASVYGLATFYAARKSRIPPTRPDRLAGPDYAYIRYEIANKTPENNCHGGQITKCLDWLQSNGGTPSLAAAPNRKPGSKATCAVEWSEYGSQPIPPDPGFRVPEYKLTHITGAQGLNNLRTVIASGVPMAFGTSLYTDFPHYRGQPTPYVGNGQVSHDRNGKKSGHVMLIVGYDDAYTKSTGAVRIQNSWGRRWGQKGFVWMAYDTLEKLAQGKGVYVPESA, encoded by the coding sequence GTGGCATTGCCCTCGTGCAGCGGCCATGAGCAAGCCGCGAACCAAATCCAAGATCAGAGCGAAGAACCGGCCGATCTTGCGTCCTATGGATACGATCCCGAAGCCGGAGAACCCGGAAAAACGGAAAAGCCGACGCACCGTGGCGAAGTGCCACCAGCCTCGCATGTCCCGGACGAGTGGTTACCCCCGGTTGGTCGTCAGACGATGCCGAATTGCTTCGTATGGGCTTCCGTATACGGCCTCGCGACGTTCTACGCCGCCCGCAAGAGCCGCATCCCACCAACCCGTCCCGACCGGCTGGCCGGACCCGACTACGCCTACATTCGGTACGAAATCGCAAACAAAACGCCTGAGAACAACTGTCACGGCGGCCAAATCACCAAGTGCCTGGATTGGCTCCAATCCAATGGCGGGACTCCGTCCCTGGCTGCCGCCCCGAACCGCAAGCCCGGATCCAAGGCGACGTGCGCAGTGGAGTGGTCGGAGTATGGCTCGCAGCCAATCCCGCCGGATCCCGGCTTTCGCGTCCCCGAGTACAAGTTGACGCACATCACCGGGGCGCAGGGATTGAACAATCTTCGTACTGTCATCGCGTCCGGCGTGCCGATGGCCTTCGGCACCTCGCTCTACACGGACTTTCCGCACTACCGCGGCCAACCGACGCCCTACGTCGGGAATGGGCAGGTGAGCCACGACCGTAACGGCAAGAAATCCGGCCATGTGATGCTCATCGTCGGCTACGACGATGCATACACGAAGTCCACCGGCGCGGTCCGGATCCAGAACAGCTGGGGAAGACGTTGGGGCCAAAAGGGATTCGTCTGGATGGCCTACGACACACTGGAAAAATTGGCTCAGGGAAAAGGCGTTTACGTACCCGAGTCGGCGTGA